GACTAGATGATctcatttatataattaaattataaataaaatcaatttagtGGCCATGATTATGTAGTAAGGACTAGTAGTAGTAATTATAAGGGGTAAATTATGAATTTAACTACCTGTCCAAGTTTGGCATTAGGAAGCTTTAGTCTGACTGCATCCTCTAGCTCCTTCCCCATCGGTGCAGCTCCTGACATCACTGTTCGGATCGACGAGACGTCGTAGTTATGGAGGTCGGGACTCTTAGCTATCGCCAAGACAATCGGTGGAACAAAAGGTGCCACCGTAATCTTGTATTTCTGAACCAACTCCAGCAATTTTACAATCTCGAACTTTTGCATAATTAGAATTGCCGCTCCAACACGAAGTCCGCAGAGGAAAACTGAATTTAACGAATAGATATGGAACAGCGGCAATACGCACAGTATCACGTCCTCGCTATGAAAGTACAAGTTGGGGTTTTCACCGTCGACCTGTTGTGCCACGCTCGTGACCAATCCCTTGTGCGTTAACATAACCCCTTTGGGAAGCCCTGTTGTCCCTGACGAATAAGGAAGCGCCACGACATCGTTAGAGTTGATTTTCACGGCCGGAATATCTTTCTCGTCGGCCTGTGTCAACTCGGAGAAATGCAACACGCCCTCCGGTGGAGAGTCAATGCACACGATCTTCACGTCGTTTTCTTTTGCGAAGTCTTTCACCTTTTCAACATACGCAGCTTGAGTAATAAGGAGTTTAGAGTTTGATGCCTGTGCTTGTTTTGCAATCTCAGCTGGCGTGTAAAATGGGTTAGCAGTCGTTACCACTGCGCCCATGTACGAGGCACCGAGGAATGCGAACATGAATTCGGGACAGTTTTGGAGCAAAATCATGATCACGTCTCCCTGTTTGATACCCAGCTTGTCGAGGCCGGAAGCAACTTTACGTGATGTGAGCTCCACCTCTCCGTAAGTGTACGTGACACCGTTGGCTCCATTGATAATACAAGGACGGTCTTTGAACTGCGATATGTTCTCGAAGCAGTAAGTATGAAGTGGGAGGTGTTTGGGGATGTAAATATCAGGGAGCTTTGACCGGAAAATGAATTCTTGGTGGTCTTGTTGGGGCTCCATCGGTGTTTGGCTTTTGAGAAAGGGAGATCAGAGGTTTTCCAGGGAGGGAAAGAGAAGGTAAAGATTTGGTTCGAGCTCAATTTTCTTGTGGGGTGGGTGTTTCCCTGGTTGGTTTGAGTTTGGATTGGGAGGTAATATACTGCAGGTAGGTGATGGCAGGGGGAGATGATGTCAAGGGGTAGAACAGTAAGAACGAGGTCCCAAACGTAGGATTGGTACTTAAACTAACAGCACAGTCGAAAAATGTCTCTGAAAGACCCATGTGAGGTTTGACACGTAGCTATCCTTAATGCTGGTCAAAGTTTCATGGCTGATTTTGCAGTTTGGCTGGCCATGGAATTAAAAATGGGTATTCCTTGCGATTGGTTGTGCATTGTCATACGTAACACCATATTGCGAGGGTAATCTAATCTTCATTGATTGCGACTTTCAGGGTTGGTGAGGGATATTTATGGGAATTGGGGTGGTGGGAGAGAATTTTGGATTATAGAAATATACAAGACAGGAAGAGGTCAGGGAATTTGACTGGAAGCCGAAAACACGTAAGATTTTGCACCTAACGCAAGAGGATCGAAGAGGGAGGGGGGCACTCTGGCAGGCAGGTCGTGTGCAGTGGACGCACCCACAACATTCACCTACTACAGTCTACATACAACTACCGCGCGAGGAGTGCTATACTCGCTTTCACGCGGCTTTCTGCGATGGAGCCTCGAGTCTCGACTGCCGACTCGTTGACATCATTCTCCACCaactctcttttttgttttgttatcgGCTTGGCCGCTTAGCCTCCCAAATACGGCCAGATATGGGTTTACCAATTTGATTCTGATCAGCAAATAGATCATAAGCATTCATTCGAGCTGAGAATAAAGTAGAGAGATATTATAATATGAGTGCAATATAATATCTATCTTTACAAGTGAAATTGTAGAATTGTCACGAAAAAATAGAAGATTTGCTTTAAGTTGGGCAAGGAAATTCCTCTTCAAACCTGCATTAAAGTGTCGCTTGTTCACGTGATTTttagaaaatcatttatataatcCTAAAATACGTAAGTTTTActaattatattccaaaaagggctttgctagatacagtcggaaaatacagtcggcgtgcagtcggctgtacggaatgaataaaaaaaaattataaaaaaattattttatattcaggaggacctacatgaataaaaaaagagaaatactttttgcagtcgacagatgcagtcggcgtgcagtcagctgtaaaaaaaaaattaatacgagatctacatgaaaaaaaattatttttataactttttataattcatgtaggtccccttgaatataaaaaaaaaatttataattattttttattcattctgtatagccgactgcacgccgactgcatctggtGACTCTATGTAACAAAGctcataaaaaaaagttataaaaataatttttttttcatataggtcccgtattaattcactttttctccacgactgcacgccgactgtatttcccgactgtaaaaaatatttctcttccaAAAAGGAAATATGTGACTTTAGTGAAAAGAATTTAGCTTTTTTTACTTAAAAGCAATGCTGAAAAATTATCCTCTTAGAAtcgtatattaatataatattactattttttcaacGATTTAGAATGCCCACAATAATAACGTCGGCATTCCTCCGTATTTCTTTCTTCATCAGTGACGTTGATGTTGATTTTGATAAGTCTGCCGTCTGGCGCCAGCGGCCAAgcataaatttgaaatttatttatttttattattttttataaatattattttattatttttaattattaaaaatatatataatttttttaataatcatttttttaataattaaataaaaaataaattaacaaaattaaaataagatttgaacATAAATTTATGTGGTAAGTGCTGGCCGGCTATTGGCTAACACCATCCCACAAGAAAAGGCCGACCTGGATTGGCAATAAGTGCAGACTGCGATACTTGAAGAAAACAGCAAGTTAGAGTGAAAACCGACCCCTTCAGCGCGATTTTTGGGCAGAATCGCCGCCGACTGATGAGAGGGAAAACGGTGGACCGACCGACCGTAACCGGTCGATGGGGAGGAGAACAACCGGCCGTATCGACTACGGCAGTTCTCTGGCGGTTTACGGTTGGTTCTCGGTTCCCCTCCGACGGCGTCGTTCgtctgagagagtagagagagagagagttgcagaggagagagagagggttagaaACGCAGAAACggaaggagaaagaaagaagacgATGGGTTATATCTAAACGGCGACGTCTGGTTTAATACCAGACGACGccgttctaatttttttactcaccttatagacaaaacgacgccgtttggtttaataacaaacggcgtcgtttaattTGTGTGTAAAACACAAACCTAAAAGTAAAACGATGCCGTTCtacttaaacttaagtggaacggcgtcgtttcatattgataaaattaaaaaaaaaaaaaaaaaaaaaaaaaaaggaatattacatcggccggttcagcggtttgagCCAGCCTCAAACTGTGACCAAACCGACGATAGGCGGTTTTGCTAAAACGTTGCCGCCCGCCGACCGGTTCCTTGgcggtttcggccggttccgACCTCCGACGGCCGGTCTGAGTCGGTCACGGCCGGTTTCCCGATTTTTTGTACACCCCTACAGCAAGTTGTGAATCCCAACTATTTGAACTGTGAATTAGTCCTGTCTTTtcaataagaaaaaatctatttgtaaagataattatgcattaatatatatattaatttaatataattagttaaaaaataaattttattaaaaataatattaatttaaattttaaatataaaagaatcagtattaatatgtaaattagtacgcaattttaattatatataacaaaattctttCAACAATAATTGATCAAAAATCCTACTTGGAATCTTTTGGAATTTAACAAAGCATAATGTTTCTATGCCGGCAGGGTGGTATGGCTCGCATGTACTGTtcggtaaattttttttttttttaatttaatgattgagaagataattttaaatatattaatatttttttatttttaaattatttaaatatattacaaattttttaaaaaaaaattgaactggATGGCACAATAaccccattttttttaataaccaaACTGATATATAtcacatgttatattaattttatattataagattaatatatttttaataataataacattacaatattatattaattaacaatttagtatataatatatataatatta
This genomic window from Carya illinoinensis cultivar Pawnee chromosome 7, C.illinoinensisPawnee_v1, whole genome shotgun sequence contains:
- the LOC122316692 gene encoding 4-coumarate:CoA ligase 1-like, yielding MEPQQDHQEFIFRSKLPDIYIPKHLPLHTYCFENISQFKDRPCIINGANGVTYTYGEVELTSRKVASGLDKLGIKQGDVIMILLQNCPEFMFAFLGASYMGAVVTTANPFYTPAEIAKQAQASNSKLLITQAAYVEKVKDFAKENDVKIVCIDSPPEGVLHFSELTQADEKDIPAVKINSNDVVALPYSSGTTGLPKGVMLTHKGLVTSVAQQVDGENPNLYFHSEDVILCVLPLFHIYSLNSVFLCGLRVGAAILIMQKFEIVKLLELVQKYKITVAPFVPPIVLAIAKSPDLHNYDVSSIRTVMSGAAPMGKELEDAVRLKLPNAKLGQGYGMTEAGPVLAMCLAFAKEPFEIKSGACGTVVRNAEMKIVDPETGASLPRNQAGEICIRGSQIMKGYLNDPEATERTIDKDGWLYTGDIGYIDGDDELFIVDRLKELIKYKGFQVAPAELEAMLIAHPNIADAAVVPMKDEAAGELPVAFVVRSNGSKISEDDIKQYISRQVVFYKRIYRVFFTDAIPKAPSGKILRKDLRARVAAN